TGCTCTTTCTACTATGATTGTCTGGAAAATATAGAtcataaaaaaatggtattgataccataaataatacataagtaATAATAGATAGTCTTATTTTCTTTACACaacaaaaacatagtaaaaaagaaattaattttgtttgtaaaaacaataaactatacatttataaactataaataaataataatttattaaaataaagttctttaactAGCTTATAATATATACAGCTTTATATAGCTAGCTATATATAGCTTTAATAGcttatatatcataatatagcataaaacatataatattaaacaaattatcacatacatacatataaaaatatgattgacTAGCATCCTGCCCCGGCTTCACAcaggtatttaacaaaaatttcaaaatatattttttccctAGTTTTTTCAAAACATAGTAcagtcacccgcggatagtatAGCTTCCCAACTgtgaaagaatattttaagcggttcagtagtttcaaagcctattcaatgcaaacaatcaaatctttcttctttattaatattatagtatagaatacatacatacaagaaaaAGTAAGAAATCATATATTTCACATATCAATATAATCATATACAAAAGCCAAAAATACATAAGGAACTACCCTGAGGTACTCACCAACGGCACTTCTCTTGTTACAGACGGTAACACTTCTGGTACTATAAACTCAGGAGTTTCACTGTCGTCAACTCCGGTGACCTCCTCAGAGTGTATAGACACCATACTCCCTATATTCGAGTGCTCTTCATCATTAACACATACATTGTAGTCAACATCGTCAACAACACAAGTTTCCAACGTTTCATTATCGTTAACTATATACATTTCAGAACTCCTGTCCGGCTGTACGTCCTCCATTCTAACTAATGGAATATTTTCTAAGTCCTCGTTACTCTCTAAAGCACTTGTTGCGGACATTTCAATGTTTAAGTGACAATGATCGGTGTTGATATTTTGTTTGACgtaaataatgattaattataatttgtttttcgtCTGTATATCGCATTTACCAATGACGTAAAGCAAGATTTGGTTTACCATTAACGCCATACACAATAACAATAAGCGtttcattaatatttctaaaatgaataCTAACTATATATGTGATTGTAAAACGTAATTAAAATTTGCTAATCTCTTGGACTGTCAATGTCATGTTATTGTGGTGGTACTGGTGGTAGTGCCATAAAATGTcagttattttatatgtatggaaaatattttatatatgaaaaataacgTTGTCAAACcctgattaaaataatattaagaatcCATTGATTCTAATTagcaaagtataaaattaaatgttatattatagtCTGACACACTCGACTCCTGTCCAACTCAATTATCTGTCTCATGAAGTTTCAGTTTATttcaagacattttttttaaaagagcaaCATTATGGAGatcttaaaaaaatctaaaatcgaCGTGTACGTTGAATGTTAGCGCCAAagagtatattaataaaatacggtTAGCACATTAGTTCGTGCTATGCTATTTAACTATTTAGCCTTGTAATGAACTAGCTGACATGTGTTGACTTCGTTTCGACACAGATAATTGCGTTTAATAATACCTATATCAATTatgacaaaatttattaatatacgatGGCCATACCTTTATCATGAAAAATGTAACTTTCAATAACAATGAATAATATAccatgtttattaatttattgattcagTCTGTATATCAAATATATCACTGCTAGGCATAGAAAAGGAACAGAGTCAGATAACTCTTCGGTACGAGaagggttggcgaatatattcactagtatgagtaacgatcgctatcacgtgtaaataattttaatcttgaCTGACTACTTTACTCGCTCTCCGAGGTACGTGGACAGGACCACAGGAAGAGACACTCAAACcgaaaacaaaaatttgtaataattgtgtttgctggcaaacgaaaaaaaccgacttcaattacatcggcaagtagtacaacgtaggtagacttaaaaatagtcaagtaaatatgcattatcaaagattactccaaaagttgtaatcagatctcgatgtaaatgtgaccacatgataaacatcggctttcgattaaattaaaaattatcaaaatcggtacacccagtaaaaagttatgcggattttcaaggatttccctcgatttctctgggatcccatcatcagatcctggttttcttatcatggtaccacacctggaatatcttctttccaataaaaaaataattattaaaatcggttcataagcgacgaagttatcctcgaacatgcattaaatatatataatgcatatatatagggtacggtcgaattgagtaacctactccttttttttttaatcggttaaaaatacaaatatgtagCTAGcccgaccggaaatcgaacccgaaaCAGCAGACCGTTTAGGCGCCCACAAGGACATGTACCACtatacaccagagcgattgtcaaaaaatattaattagaatttttttttttaatttcttaaaatcaaGAATGCTGAATCCCAAAGGCACCAATCTCATTCCATCACCACTGTAAGTCATAAgatcatattgttttctaatgtttacgcgaatttcactcattataatgaaacaaatttttgtattttatcgcagtttaagtttttttttaatgcccgggcatttaatataatcataaaatcattataaattatttataataataacagaaaaacctacaaggacaaacatccagttcataaataaatatttcaatacctTAATTATGAAATGGTTATTTTAAGGAAAtcgttaaaacattttataattgtgtttcctcgccaacaaaaataagtgatttcaatttcatcgaccaGTAATATGTTGGTTGACgcaagtaaataagcattattagatatctctaaaagtacttgccagacacgcaacacctttcacacacaattcatcgaaatcggttctcgaaatatcaataattctgacgtaacatacattttaaaaaaatacaatttcgaacctcctcctttttggaagtcggttaaaaaagaatcatcaacatcggtccacccagttacaGCACCCAGTTtcaaccacacgactgaagtaaaacttacgaaaagTAACTCTCTTtgtatctttactaacttatatctttttCTCTACTTCCGTTCGCTTCATCACACATTCAAtaacttactccccaagtcaagcatgtttctcctcaattaataaactgcaactttataatatatgaggatagaaatatctcataactATGGTAGAATTTGATGGtaacaaagaataataaatcaaaCACTTTCAACtgtcggatactgtcatccgtcaagTAGCTTTACCCCTCTATGCTCCATGCTTTACCCTATAGATAAATTAGTTTACCCACAACTGTTGAAACAGGCCAGGAAACTTCAAATAGTGTAatgttacacaaaaaaaaaacaaattaaaaagttaaaaatgatttattgatatattatcgCAATCAATAATAAtccatttaaaatgaaattgctaagcaaaattattattatacatgctTTTTAAGCAGAAGGGCTAATCAAAATTCTTCCGATGTATAGGAAAGTACATTTGCATCAATGTTTCATATATATCTACATCCACGGGCAGAAATGTACAGAATATGATTCTCTCCAAATCTTTATTGGTTTCCAAAAACTTTCGGGCTGTTCTTAAAGCAATGTGGGCAGCAAGACGGTTCGGAAAGCCGTATATACCAGTGGAAATACAAGGGAATGCGATGGATCTCAATTTATATTGACTTTGGTACGCTAAGCTCTTCTCATAGCAAGACTGCAGATTTGGTGCTGATCCGTTCTGAGGTCCCACTGTGTGTATCACAtctgtaacattaaaatttaaattaaaaaaaaaagtcaaaatcagATTACTGTCTACCGAGAAATATGAAGACACACATagaagttataataatttagataaacatacacacaaacTGGCAcacatgtatataattttaattccaacaatttttaattacatatgtGTCAGATACATAGCCTATACTTACGCTATTTATATCTCATACAATTAATTATGAGTGGGCTGTTAAATGGGTCATTTTGATAAATACCTAATAAGCTGTAGATATTATTGaatgatatactttttttaaatatgttttatatgtcTCAAGCTGTGTCCTGCGATTTCACAAGTAtcaatttgaggaaaaaagttGCCTTCCTCGGTCAATGGGCtaaccaacacaaaaataatttttcttttcaaaccATTAGCTCCTGATCATGTTGTCACATCAAATTTTTCacctttataataattgtatagaTAAATCTGTAACTTTTTctgtaacttttaaataaattaaaaatcatacatTTGCATGGCAGGTTATAACCACCAGTGATCCTTGCTTCTCCCGTTGGACAACCACCGAGAGTGTTACATTCAGTCTGcaaattacaatagaatatgaACTAACATAAATCGAGAGCCATGGACGATGGAACTTACTGTCGTGTCATagttatttgatataatatattttcataaaatttacaaactaataaatttacaaataagtattataacAAATATGGATTCACAaatgaatgtatatatatttttatatgtaaatttaatttacttcataTACGAGTACTGTATATAATATGAAGCTTAATTCATTTTCATACTATATTGTTATGTTATCAAGATTTTCTCAATTGATAGGGGTTGTGTGTAAGAGGTCACTATTAGTGTTATCACTTTTAGTGACCCTGATGGCTACCTTTACCCTTTTTAgaagttataatattgttatttcacTTATGTAGTTTCATATgtgaaataactttaaaaattatttaaatatatatattaaagtgatgatgatgatatattaaaaattggttttaaaataaaaaaaataaaattgtttgttaaaaacaTATGGATTCCTATAATGGACTTGATAGATATCaaagaaaaacattatttcagaatttacacatattatttttagggACATACTTGAAGGAGAGGTCCAGCGGCACGATGTATGGCACCGTCGACTCCGCCGCCGGCAATTAATCGAGAATTTGCCGCATTAACAATTGCATCAACCTAAATTTaggaaaaattgcaaaaataatttcaaggttcaaaaaatgtttaaaaacgtTCTTTAATTTACCTCTAACTTTGTGATATCCCCTTTAAATATCGAAACTTTTTCGCTCAATTCTTTGTTTTGCGACGAATCTATTTTACACTTTTTGAACTCATTGAGGTCTTCAACGGTATGTTGCTTCGATAGTATATCACTGTTTTTCACCGCATAAATTGTCCAGGGGTCAACTTGATTTATACCAATGTAATCgtttgatttatataattttcgttTCTCCTCTAAAGACAAAGAGAGAATTCTGTTTTTCTCTTCTTCCCAATTTAATTGCCGAGACATTTTTGTTATAGAATAAAAACAGCGCTGTTGATAAGCCCGAAAGACAATTAATGTAATACTGGGCAAATATTTTCCCAAACTAACCGGCTGCAATACcatttcctgtttttttttcggatttttctCTATGACATTTTGACGTttcagttttaataaaaaaaaaaaaaacagtaaatcccaatgattaaagaaaaaagttCATTTTTGATTATGTATGTACTTTagactaatttaaatttaacattaaatgtaAAAGCTTAACAAACAgtttatttaactttcattattatcccatattaaaatattataatttaacttaaatactgtaacattcaaaaaaaaaaattatgaaaaaaaaataataataataatgactacTTTAGTACTTTATTTCATTCTATCGCTGTATCCACTATCATGTATCGAAAGTATTTATAGAGTTGTTAAAACCGATTTTTTACTgtcttattttgtaataattcctTAAGCCTCTTaaggttatatttatttttagaatggCAATTctattaccaattttttttatatgaactaTGTAGATTGTCAAACGAATTTCCTCCACGTAACGCAGGGGTGCGTTTAGAACGATTTTTTTGGTACATCTAATAAGAATTCAGCATAATAGTGCAATGTTATTGTAGGAAAATAAACTAAACATACCATAATATCTTTTggaaaaagaataaatatttagataacTTCAGGTATGACTTTTAACTCACTGTCATGAAGTCTATTTCGAACCGGTCATTGTGTTTCTTTTAACCATTATTATCGAAATAAACGtgtaaataatacttttctAGCATGAAGACGATCAGTCTTCTTCTGATATTAGCGGTCAGTGGGATTTTGggtgtcgataaaaataactttaagacATGTGAACAGTCAGGCTTTTGTAAGCGGCTACGGTCGTTTAAGCCGGAGAAATCTCAGTATTCTTTGAACCTAGACACCGTTATTATCCACGGTAATGTACTCGCGGCTGAAGTGGTCACTGTAGACACTGAGAGTGAGAAGGAAAGTGTTCTGGTAAGTCCTTTTTCatctttcaaataaaattgatcATCATTAAAGTTTCaacttttctattttattatagtatttttttaacatactgtatatttaaaaataaaaataatcactcTATATGTGAAATcaattaatatcatatttaattcattaaatcttCAGTGACAAAGGAAAAGTTGTGTGTctccattatatttaaattgtaacccAGTTATTACAGGTAATAACatcaatattttttgatttaacataatttttccTTTACAAACATGTAATACAATGGTTTTATGGAGCTTAATAGAATTTAATCCATTAAGTatttatgcaataaataatttaaggcaATTTGTTCTTAgaaccaaaataaataaataaaaatgaaagaaaaattaaaccTTTTACTGTCAAgactattttaatgatttaaaaatacctacaatttttaataaatttgttactCCCGAGACTgtctaaaacaattttattagagactattgttttaatattctgtataatattgtcataaagttaggaataaataacattaaattaatttgactgtaatactattttataattattgttttcataatatataatcttatatcagaattttatcttttacatgaattattattttgttatctagttgataacattaaaattatagttgCGATACTAATGGCTGGCTTACTTTACTGACTTATTATATGCAATAttgtgaaaatatttacaaatatttattatgttatattgatattataaaccTGATTGTTTGAATGACAATACAAGCCTTGGGCGACGCATCGCTGCAATATATATAGAGTAATATATGTACCGCAGAATATatttactatactatactatataatagtAGCAGATCGGActgtaatcaaattaaaatctataatgtatttagataaaacaaatttactgttttatgattatttatcgaataatataaaaatataattaatttaatttcataaaaaaaaaaaaaaaacaatatatatatatatatatatatatatatatatatatatatatatatatatatatatatatatatatatatagtaaagttttcatctagCTTGTATTTCTCCgactttatttacatatactattatttttcatgtaattttatttcaataataataaaatatagcctatttcaCTCcagaatagtgtagctttctgatagtaaaagaatttttatgattggatcagtatttgcgaacattaccccctacaaacaaacaaagttagaactttacctctttataatattagtatagataatgaTTATTTCGCATTGAAAAATATAtgcaaccctaaattttcacccttctaccaccaattcctattttttaatagtgttaaacgtttgccgggtcagctagtgttcatataattttgatatatttttattataacaataaaagttGTAATGTTTTCTTTAAAGTATGAAATTTAACAACAATATGATCAcatattgaaattgttttgatgtttttaatttcttcaAACTGCAATAAATTCCATAAAAGAGTTTTGTGTTTCTGAGCATAATTATAGGAGGAGATCCTATTTaattcatatgtataatatattctaAACTCTAATCGTATCTTTTGTTACAGTGGCGTTATGCATTGAAACTGTCAGCTCTTGCGGATGGTACATTCCGAGTGGAGTTAGATGAAGCCGACCCCTTGTACCCGCGGTACAGGCCTGAATTGGCATTAGCCGGAGAGCCTAAAGGAGATTCGTaagataatttattcatttaaaataatatatttgtatattttttatttgtagtatgataaaaaaaaaagattttgcaAAGGAATGACATCAATGTCACAATGTTGTAATTTTGACAAAAGTGATGATAGCATTCATTGGCTTCAGTGGGAATGATCTCTGCTTATGACAAATATTCGTTCAAAACTTCAGATATTAGTTCTGGTTTTAATGATCAACCAATAATGGAACTAGATACAACATATTTTGTAAAACGAAATGTTTAGTATTAGGGTTAGTTAGTACCCCATAATTTAGCTTGGGTGTATAAATCTTGATTCTGTCTTATACTATTTTAGATTAAAACTAGTATCAAATGAAAATGGCAAGCTGACGCTAACCAACTCTCAAGGACACAAGGTGGTCATCTCAGTGTCACCGCTGAAGTTTGAGTTCCTGGATCTGAACGGTGAAGTAGCAGTGGTTTTGAATGATAACAACCAGCTGATGGTGGAACCGCTCAGGGTGAGGAGAGAGAGAATCGGTGATGACGATGAAGGGAATGTGGACGTGAGTGTTGCTTTTGTTTGTCATTTTATGTGTCTTTTTGAtgataatattactatttatttttataatatgattttttggCAGTATGGAAATTTTTTAAACTACCCACCCTTCTTCTCTCCACCtttttgttttaacttttttgtattaagagaatatattttaaaatagtgttGTTTTTTTGTCTTAGCtaaatgtttataaacattgttttgtaatgtatttattgtGTTGTGGCGAAAACGTTTTCTTTGTGCAAAACCAACGGtccaatttacataatattattgtaaattggAAACACGGTCCACAAAAGGGAGTCACTATTTCGCACCGGCAAGTTATGAGTG
The nucleotide sequence above comes from Melitaea cinxia chromosome 28, ilMelCinx1.1, whole genome shotgun sequence. Encoded proteins:
- the LOC123667485 gene encoding macro domain-containing protein CT2219-like, whose protein sequence is MVLQPVSLGKYLPSITLIVFRAYQQRCFYSITKMSRQLNWEEEKNRILSLSLEEKRKLYKSNDYIGINQVDPWTIYAVKNSDILSKQHTVEDLNEFKKCKIDSSQNKELSEKVSIFKGDITKLEVDAIVNAANSRLIAGGGVDGAIHRAAGPLLQTECNTLGGCPTGEARITGGYNLPCKYVIHTVGPQNGSAPNLQSCYEKSLAYQSQYKLRSIAFPCISTGIYGFPNRLAAHIALRTARKFLETNKDLERIIFCTFLPVDVDIYETLMQMYFPIHRKNFD